The following coding sequences lie in one Xiphophorus maculatus strain JP 163 A chromosome 4, X_maculatus-5.0-male, whole genome shotgun sequence genomic window:
- the LOC106700008 gene encoding anionic trypsin-2-like: MALLKVLLLLGLGVSVNSDVSLQKRIIGGQNCPDTERLYHVRLENIKGNEKIRCGGSLIHPQWILTAAHCWKLEPGWTNIAVLKVHPRTVMLQYRVIRPTPVIYDPGHDIMLLKLQTPVTDVPVARLPDCSYRLKAFDTVQLAGEGATTTGPNNQRSHLQCVNMKVVGVSLFKHSHGFIFHAEAPNKDVCYGDTGGAAMYNDKIYGVISFGEERYACQRPASILDVCEYKRWIRRRTGLQ; encoded by the exons atggctctgctgaaggttctgctgctgctggggctgg gtgtttcagtgaactcagatgtttctctgcagaagagAATCATTGGAGGTCAAAACTGTCCTGACACGGAGCGTCTTTATCATGTTCGGCTGGAGAACATCAAGGGTAATGAAAAAATCCGCTGTGGAGGATCTCTGATCCACCCTCAGTGGATCCTGACTGCAGCTCACTGCTGGAAGTTGGAGCCAGGATG GACTAACATAGCAGTGTTAAAAGTTCATCCACGGACTGTTATGCTGCAGTATCGGGTAATCCGACCCACTCCTGTGATTTACGACCCGGGCCATGACATCATGTTGCTGAAGCTTCAGACACCAGTAACAGATGTCCCAGTTGCTCGGCTACCAGACTGCAGTTATCGTCTTAAAGC aTTTGATACAGTTCAGCTGGCAGGAGAGGGCGCAACGACAACCGGCCCCAATAATCAGCGAT CACATCTTCAGTGTGTCAACATGAAAGTTGTTGGTGTTTCCCTCTTCAAGCACAGTCATGGGTTTATATTCCATGCTGAGGCACCGAACAAGGATGTCTGCTAT GGTGACACTGGTGGAGCAGCGATGTACAACGACAAGATTTATGGTGTGATTTCTTTTGGTGAAGAACGCTATGCATGTCAGAGACCAGCCTCAATTTTGGATGTGTGTGAATACAAGAGGTGGataagaagaagaactggtcttcaataa
- the LOC102234671 gene encoding anionic trypsin-2-like yields MALLKVLLLLGLGVSVISDVSLQKRIIGGYDCHHTERLYHVRLESSNGTHMSRCGGSLIHPQWILTVAHCWKSEPRWTNRAVLKVHPQTVIQYIQSIQQAPVIYGPDHDIILLKFQTPVTDVPLPRLPDCRYRLSRGDVVQLAGEGATTAGPNNQRLTPDAAIPPHLQCVDMEVVVASLSMPLSGSIIRVKAPNKDICYGDVGGAAMLGDKIYGVISFGGADACQRPATILDVCEYKEWIRRKTGLK; encoded by the exons atggctctgctgaaggttctgctgctaCTGGGGCTGG gtgtttcagtgatctcagatgtttctctgcagaagagAATTATTGGAGGTTATGACTGTCATCACACGGAGCGTCTTTATCATGTTCGACTGGAGAGCAGCAATGGTACTCATATGAGCCGCTGTGGAGGATCTCTGATCCACCCTCAGTGGATCCTGACTGTAGCTCACTGCTGGAAGTCGGAGCCAAGATG GACTAACAGAGCAGTGTTAAAAGTTCATCCACAGACTgttatacagtacatacagtcAATCCAACAAGCTCCTGTGATTTACGGCCCAGACCATGACATCATTTTGCTGAAGTTTCAGACACCAGTAACAGATGTCCCACTTCCTCGGCTACCAGACTGCAGGTATCGTCTTAGTAG aGGCGATGTTGTTCAGCTGGCAGGAGAGGGAGCAACAACAGCCGGCCCCAATAATCAGCGAT TAACCCCCGATGCTGCTATTCCACCACATCTTCAATGTGTCGACATGGAAGTTGTTGTTGCTTCCCTCTCTATGCCGTTAAGTGGGTCTATAATCCGTGTTAAAGCACCAAACAAGGATATCTGTTAT GGCGATGTTGGTGGAGCAGCGATGCTCGGCGACAAGATTTATGGTGTGATTTCTTTTGGTGGAGCAGATGCATGTCAGAGACCTGCAACAATCTTGGATGTGTGTGAATACAAGGAGTGGATTAGAAGAAAAACTGGTCTTAAATAA